Below is a window of Phocoena sinus isolate mPhoSin1 chromosome 2, mPhoSin1.pri, whole genome shotgun sequence DNA.
GAAGAACTAAAACCATGGCTTGTTGATGACTGGGACTTAATTACCCGGCAAAAACAGGTAACTTGAAAGCTACACAGATTGTAATCTATGTGATATGTTCTTGCTagtgtaaaaaatttttttctaaaggaaaagCTTATAGACTTGAATATTGAAAGTATGACTgatgagtattttttaattcagggACTGAATAATTTGATCATCAGAAAGGACTTGGGATTAAAACAAAGTACATATATCAAAGTCCATGagtttataatgatttttttttttaaaggtcaagaTAACTCATTGTTGGCAGTTGCTAGGGCAGGaacacattattttgaaaatccaTAAAAGCAAGCATGTTATTTCCTGTCTTACTATCATTGAAAATGGGATATTGTCTCATATGTTGCTGCTAATGGAATGTAATAGGAAGCACACAATACTGGCTGCATGGTATTTGTGACCTCTAAAAAGAACCTGAATCTGACAAGATCCTAGGTCTAATTACTTGTGTACAGGAGATAGGGACATTATGAGGTATGTATGTAACATCACAAGGGTAGTCATCAAAGTCCAGAATGAGGCACTCTACAGGACAAAAGAACCAATTTCTAAAATAGCACAAGCAGGAGTAGGGGAGAAGTAGGGACTGTGTGAGGATTACGAAACTTCATAGACATCAGTCATATACTGTACAGTGATGTGGACTTCGTTTGATTCTTGATTTGCCTTTGGAGCTAAACTGCTAGGTTTAGCTTAGTTCTACCACTTACTGAGTTGGGGCAAGTTACCCGGCCTTTTTGTGTTTTAGTGTTTACATTTAGTGGAATAATGGGTCCCAACCTCATAGTATTGATGTGAGGATGAAGAGAATATTCAGGTAAGTGCTTCAgacagggtctggcacataataCTATACAATACATGATGACTTGATAATATCACAGAGGTAAATTTATGTGCAAGTGTATTCCATATATAGTAATAGTGTAATGTGTCCAACAGATTGAGTCttcagagctgtgctgtccagtatgggaACCACTAGCCACTTTTGGctattgaaatgaaataaaacaaaagttttagtTAGTCACATTAGCCATACTTTAAGTGCTGAACAGTGCCCTTTTCTATTTTGTAATACTATTAGGTCATCTTTTATTGCGTTAAAGCTTTTTCAGTatacttttcctttgaaaaagaagatattaGTATTcaagtgtatttttgttttcatagctCTTTTATCTTCCTGCCAAGAAGAATGTGGATTCCATTCTAGAGGATTATGCAAATTACAAGAAATCTCGAGGAAACACAGATAATAAGTAAGAATATACGTATCTTTGAAGTATACCCAAAGACATTTCaaacattatttctaaataaattatcTGAAACGTGTACTTTAAAACAGTaccatcaggggcttccctggtggcacagtggttaagaatacgcctgccaatgcaggggacacgggtttgatccctggtctgcgaagatcccatgtgccacggagcacctagcctgcgtgcctagagccctgtgctctgcaacgagaagccacagcaatgagaagcccgcgcaccacaacggagGGTAGGCctcgctcgcctcaactagagaaagcccgcgcgcagcaacaaagacacgacgcagccaaaaataaaaaatagaataaatgaatttaaaaaaaacatcagaAACTAGTAAAATAGAATTTCATTGCTTTAGGGAGTTTGGCTggcagatgttttctttttttgaatcttattttttatacagcaggttcttattagttatctattttatacatattggtgtatatatgtcagttccaatctcccaattcatcccaccccagccACTTCCCCTGCCTTGGtatccataggtttgttctctacgtctgtgtctctgtttctgccctgcaaaccggttcatctgtaccatttttctaggttccacatatatgtgttaatatataacatttgtatttctctttgacttaacttcactctgtatgacagtctagatccatccacgtctctacaaatgacccaatttcgttcctttttatggccgagtaataatccattgtatatatgtaccacgtcctctttatccattcgtctattgatgggcatttaggttgcttccatgacttggctattgtaaatagtgctgcaatgaacattagggtgcatgtgtctttttgaattatggttttctctgggtatatgcccagtagtgggattgctggatcatatggtagttctatttttagttttttaaggaacctccatactgttctccatagtggctctatcaattgacattcccaccaatagtgcaagagggttcccttttctccacaccctctccagcatttgttgtttgtatattttctgatgatgcccattctaactggtgtgaggtgataacctttCTGTAGTTTGGTAAAcgttttcttaaagggccagataagTAAATGTTGCAGGTAAAATCGAAGCTATATCTAAGTACctatataaccatttaaaatacAACTATTCGAAGATGTGAAAACCATCCCTAGCCTGAGGGCTATAGTTTGCTCACCCCTGGTCTATTTTTGGAATTGATTTCTTGCCTTCTTATTaaatctctgttttaaaaatctgttcagtAGAGGCTCAGGGTCATTAGTTTAACCTTTTAATTCGTTACCCTTATGTTGGTTGACTTAATCTTCATCTCTCAATTCCTTTCAGTGACCTGCTTTgaaggtaaatattttttttcatttatcaggGAGTATGCTGTTAATGAAGTTGTGGCAGGGATCAAGGAATACTTCAATGTAATGTTGGGCACTCAGCTGCTCTACAAATTTGAGAGACCACAGTATGCTGAAATCCTCGCAGATCACCCTGATGCGCCCATGTCCCAGGTGTATGGggcaccacatctactgagatTATTTGGTAATACTgccatttagaaaacaattttactttttttcctttgagcctttaatatttttgtctttcctaATTTATATCAAGTGGtaacataaaataacatttcaaaaataatgatttaattcCAATTTGAACTTCTATTTAATATAGTAAAATCCAAAGTCGGTTTCTAAAATCATATACTTTAAAGGAATCAGTGATTGTTGCGTTTGCTCATGTAATTAAAATACATGCTTATAGTGCTACCTTGGATGTAACTTTGACTAAATTCTTTTGTTTAAATAGTACGTATTGGAGCAATGTTGGCCTATACACCTCTGGATGAGAAGAGCCTTGCTTTATTACTGAATTATCTTCATGATTTTCTAAAGTAAGTCTAAAAATTAATGCTTGAAGTAAAAACATGAATTAATCTAGTGTACTGAAAATTACTCTGTGATAGATTGACATTATATAGATACTATTATAAAACTAAACAGAACAATGTGTGCTATTGGTACAAGAGTAGATACATTGTTAATGGAACAATGTAAGTGCAAATGTAAGCTCTTAAAGATGAAGGGAATGTATGTTACACATACATGTTAAAGGGCTGGTATCTTTAACACAAAGAACAGTTCTTAATATGAAAAAGATGACCAAACCAGTGAAAAGTAGACATTGGAAATTCACAGAAGTCTCAGTAAAAAGGCcattaaaatatgttcaacataATTAAAATATCTCTTGTCGATTGGCTTATATTTTTGGAGGAATGGAGGAAAGGGCAATCCTGCTTTTTACAGCTTTTTGGAGGGCATTTTGGCAATGCATATACAAATTTCAAATGTGCTTTTACCCTTTGACCAGACAGTTAGGCTTCTGGGAACTTATCCTGTAGAAATACTTGAATGCACAAAGATTTCCAAGCATgtttattgcattaaaaaaaaaaaatggtgaagaaTTTTAAACCGTTATTAATAGATGAGGTAGGTCTAAATATATGAATCAAGAAAGATGTCCATGTTgtgtcagtttaaaaaaaataaattgcagtaGAGTATGGTATGATTCCTCTGATTTGTAGAGAAACACTTTCAATCTTTGGAATAGATTTGGAAAAATAAGGATCATACTTAACAGGGAGTTGTTTCTTGGGCATAGTTTTGGGCGAGAAGGAGTTTTCCGTTGCTACTTTATATATAAGTTCTgtgtttgaattttcttaaaatggcaccgtgtattttataataattttaaaaccaacGTGAACCTGGGAATCTAAACAGCTTTATAGTCTTTGCTTTACCAATGATGAATTAATATCCTTTCTCTACCCCCACTTCTTTATGAAATGAAAGTGCTCTACTACTTGACATTTCAGGTCCCTTTGATTTTTATGGTGTTAATTCCAAGTTTAAACTTGAGAAATACTGGTCAAtttctgaatttatatttaatatgatttcagAGAGCTAAAGAAAACACCTAGATGTTATTCTTTTAGACTAACGACACCTGTTTCTTAAAGGTAGTCCAAGTGCGCAGGTTGGTATTCTGGTGACTCCTGTTCTTTGCTTATTTGAAATAAGGGGAGTAACTCTGGACTTCCATTCTTATTTGTGTTGTTGTCTGATATATAACCCTATTTACCTGAGTTATAATTACATAGTTTTACTGTGAGGTTGTgattattttagtatattttaaagtGCTTTGTGTGGCTTCTGTATATAATTAAGAAGAGATTAGTATCAAAATATGATTCTTTTTCATGCTTGtaatgaatatttcatttttagataCCTGGCAAAGAACTCTGCAACTTTGTTTAGTGCCAGCGATTATGAAGTGGCTCCTCCTGAGTACCATCGGAAAGCTGTGTGAGGCGCTTATACTCACTCTTGTTTGGATCTCTGTaaacacatttttgtttcttagtCCTTCTCTTGTACAAATGATGTACTTTGGAAATGTTAGTGTATAACAGAAgtgatgtttgttttctgtttgattttaaacagaaaataaaaggggttacagctccttttttcttttctttttttttttttgttttcatttcaaagttGCTACCAGTGTATTCAATGATGGACAACAGAGAGACGTACTGTAGAGTGTTTTATTGCTTAGTTGACAAAGCTGCTTTTGAATGCTGGTGGTTCTATTCCTTTGACACTACGCACTTTTATAATATGTGTTAATGCTATATGACAAAATGCTCTGATTCCTAGTGCCAAAGGTTCAATTCAGTGTGTATAACTGAACACACTCATCCATTTGtgctccccccttttttttatgGTGCTTACAGTAAAGAGCCCATCCTTTGCAAGTCATCCATGTTGTTCCTTAGGCATTTTATCTTTGCTCAGATTGTCAAAGAATGGTGGCTTGTTTCATGGTTTTTGTATTTGTGTCTAATGCACGTTTTAACATGATAGACGCAATGCATTGTGTAGCTACAGTTTTCTGGAAAAGTCAATCTTTTAGAAATTGTTTTTCAgatcttcaataaattttttctttaaatttcaaggAGCAGTGTGCTTGTGTGGATGCATCACAAAACATTTGTATGTTGTGTATTCCTTCTTGTATTTAGACAGTGATTTTTCAGGTGAGTGATTTTCTTGTTTGGCCTTTTATGGAATGAGAAGCTTGGCTTCATTATCTACCTTTAATCCACAGCAGCTTTGGTAGTTTGCCCTCTTGAGTTCTGGCTAAAAAGTTAGAGGTTCACGTGACTATTTCTCTGCTTTTCATAGACTATTATTCTTAATTTTGAGCATTGAGGGAGTTTTTTTTACCTGTGTGACAGCTAGCTTTCTGCTAATTGTTTACTTTGAGGTGTTTACCAACATTATTCACAATGCCTATAATTTGAGCTCCTTCCCCCAGTTTAAATATAGGCCTCCTTGAGAGGTTTTGACCTGTGTTATCCCTCACCTTTGTACTGTGGAAGTTCTTGAAGTTAAAAGGCATCTCATCTCTGCTTCTAGGAGTACctcctgtgatttcttctttgttctcccaTACAGTCCATATATTCTTGTGAATGGTTATAAACATGAAATCGACTGGCCCAAAGCTGGGCTCAGATTTGGCTCTGTCCTCCCCTGGCCGTGACTGTCACTTCACTGTCTGAGCCTCGGTCTCTTCATCTGAGATAGGAAGGTTTGGTGATAGGTTGACACAACGTCTCAGACAATTGTTATGTGCTTTTTACAGATGAGTTGACATTGTGATCAAACAGAATAGCTCTCTGTTTACACTGTTTGTCCAGAGGAGAGACAGAATCAAGTCAGCTCTGGAatcttctttcctccccttttGTGGTTTGGCAAGAAGCTGGCTCAGCAGGTGTGACTTAGCTCAAAGAAAGAATAGGCTGAGACTGGAGGTTGAATTCCAGAGGTTCCCCCACTTGCTAACAAGGCCACCTTGTTGACCTGGAGGCACTGCTGTCACACAGATGCCTCGAGGTTCCTAGCCCCACGCCAAATACGTAGAGCGTTACGGGGGCAGGTCCTGTGTCTGGCCCCGCTGTGGCCACCCTCATTGCCATTCCTGGTGGGTCAGGACAGCTTACAGGGTTGGCACCTCTGCTAGTTCTAGGTTTTCTCCCAGTAACTCGAGTGGGTAAGTGATGTGTGGGGGAGTCCAGAACCCATCTGTATGATGTGAGCTTTCTAACTGTTGCTTGCTCTCTaacctcatattttcttttagccATTTGAGACTGCATTGTCCAGGGCAATGGTGAGATTCTCGGCCCTGCCCCCCAGAGATGTGGGTCAGCAGGCTCAACATGGGGTTCATAAAACTgccgattttatttattttaaaattttcacaacttttttatttcaaattcaatcccacagaaaagttgtaagaatAGTAGGATGAATACTTAGTTGTATACTCTTCACCTATAAGATTTACCTTttggggctttccctggtggcgcagtggttgagagtccgcctgccgatgcaggggacacgggttcatgccccggtccgggaggatcccacatgccacggagcagctgggctcgtgagccatggccgctgggcctgcgcgtccggagcctgtgctccgcaatgggagaggccacaacagtgagaggcctgcgtaccgcaaaaaaaaaaaaaaaaaaaagatttaccttTCGTTAATATTTTTGCCATATTTGTGTAcacatgttctctctctctctctccacacactttcattttctctgaatcatttgaaagtaaGAATGTAATTGCATTTTTAACAGTCTCAGTGCAAGATCCTATTTGAGAAAAACTAGATTAGAGATTCACTGTATAGTAATTTCTTGGGGtcaggggaagagaaggagaggggttaacaatattttctgtctggaaattAGGGCACTGTCACCTTTGAGAAAGATGAACCCGGTCAGGATCAAACTGATCTAGGAGCCAAATATTAAGCTAACTGATTGAACTCAAGAAAGGGTTTTCAATGGCTTGTTTGCAGTTAAGAATATTGagagcttccctccctcccttattcCTCTGTGGCAAACCCTAAGAATAAGTGAGAGGGGacagatatatacacagataATTATGTAGATTTCTTaaacagagctttaaaaaaagaaaacaaaactccttGAATATGACTTTAAGGAGAAGCTTCCTTCTCCGGTTTGCTGTCTTTATCCATAGGATAGTAATAGGTGTTGCCAACTGGTTGACCCTCTTAAGGAGTTTGGGGAAGGAAAGTTgttcctccctcacccctcactCACTCCCACATGACACAAGGTAGCTTCTTTCACATTTGTCTTGATTTGTTTAAAATGGCAAGAAGGTCGTTATTCCAGCTGGCTTTGGCCCTCTCTCAGACCCACCTGTAGAGTTCAGGTGGGTCTGAAGTTCACCGTGTTCCCTGCTCTTGACCCCTGCTCCTCTGCATTTGTAGTGCGGGCTGGAATGTCCAGACTAGGGGTGCGGTGGGGCAGGCCAGTGGAGATGGGGTGGCAAGAAGCGCCCTCCCTTGGCTGTGAGATCCAGCAATAAAGCAGAGGGATGTGATTAACAGCCCCAGAACTCTACAAAAGATGTATGTGCTTTGTTGAAAGAAAGTCAAATAACCCAGAAGTCTGTTGGTTGTTCTTCCTCACATACATTCCAAGTTAAGTACTGTTAGCCTTGTGGTGCAGGTCCTTCCACACCTTTCCCTATGGACAGATGGACACATCTGAGTTCCACTGGGGCCagggcagaggaaacagaaactcagCCCCGtggggacccagaggaaggaggacAGCACCTTCAACCATCCTGCTGTCTTGATAAGCCAATTGTCAGATTGCCGTGCAGTGGGGTAGCCAGGCTGGGCTGGTCCCAGCAGCCTTTGGGGAGAATCAGGTTGGGGAAAGCTGCAAAAAAGAAACCGAAGTAAAATAGTCTCTATAAGTATTGCTTCTTTATATTGCGACATTTAGATACTGAGAATAATTAGAAAAGTAGGAATtgaaaatgaggaggaaatgagaGATGAAGTGGGTGGTTTCAGAAGAACAGATGGATGTATTTTGTGATGCAGCCTTGGGAGAGACTGGAGGGCAGCTGAGCCTGCGAGGATGTCTCCTGCCCTTGGGAGGGACTGGGGGGTGGGATTCATGGGTGTTGTGCCTGGGAGTGATCAAGGTTAGACAGACCTCTTGAGGGTTTGGTGCTCCTTTATCTGATGTTCTCTGGCATGAAGTTATCCATGGGCAGAGCTGTGGCTCTGATCTGAGCTCATCGTCCTGTGAGTCTAGCAGTGGTACCAGCATTGACACCCTTACCCCACCCTACCCGCCTTGGTGAGCATGCACAGGAAAGGCAACATGCTCTCCACGATGTTCATGGCATAGGTGATagctctgttgttttttttgttttttttttgcggtacgcgggcctctcactgttgtggcctctcccattgtggagcacaggctccggacgcgcaggttcagcggccatggctcacgggcccagccgctccgcggcatgtgggatcctcccggaccggggcacgaacccgtgtcccctgcatcggaagcggactctcacccactgcgccaccagggaagcccagctctgttGTTTTTATTCAAGGATGACATCATCCTACCTTTGCTGGTCCCAGAGCTGGAGACACAAAGATGCCCCCATGGGCGGGTTGGTCTGGGACCCTGGAGGTTCCTGGTATGACCTGTGTCACCAACTTGGGGCACACTCCTTCACTTCACTTTTCCAGGTGATGCTCAAGCCTTTATGTCCATAAGCAACAATTCTTATACCTCCCTCTAGATCACCCTTCCCCTGGATGTCAAAGAATTCCAGGGGTCAGTCGTCCTTCCCAAGCTGGACTGGGACACCAGAAAGTTGGATGTGCACACTGATTGACCGTGGTGACCACAGGTGTCGCTGGTGTAAGTGAAGGTCTCCCCATGGTCCATGGGTCTGCCCACTCTGGGGACACATGCACAGGGTTGTGGCAGCCCACTCTGGTGCCCTAGAACAACTTCTCTTGGCTGTCACATGTTCAGCCTTCCTTCCTCAGAGCAGGACATCTGCCAGGGTCCCTAAGTCCTCAGTGGCTTCCCTCAGCTGTTGCATGAACCTTTTGATTCTGAATTTGGGTCAGCCTCCAGGGCCTCTGCCCTTCTCCAGGGGGAGTCACCTTAAGGGCCTTTCCTGCCATGTGCCTGCCACCCCAGACTACCCTGTTGGCTGCCCCAACTTCATCCTCTGGGTTCCTGTGCAAACGTCTGCCCTGAACTGTGGAATCCAGGGAGAGGCAATCTTTGCTGAACCACACACAGCAAACCAGGCGGCTTGTTTATGTTTATCATCTTTCCCCAGAACAACTTGCTGCTTTTAGATTCACATAACCATGGAAGCCTAGTCAAAGGATTTTTCCCATAATAAACATCCATTCTCTGTTTCTAGCTTAAGACTCAAATTCTCTATCACTCTGCATTAGAATACTtagtttaaaatgttcaaaaatatatAGACCAAGaactataaaaagaaagtaaatattacCCTTCAGATACTCCCTTGTATCAGCCAGGATGCAAGAGAAAGGACACCTCAGTGGGGTAGTTTGAGGAGAGTTTAAGAAAGGGCTTGTCTGCCAAGGAGGAGGGAAACCCCAGGCAGACATGGATAGTGCCCAGCTACCACCCATGGGCCTGCAGGGGCAAGGCCAGGTCTCCTAAGCGCATATTCAAATTACTTTCAGAGGTTTTAAGAATCCCAAGGATTCTAAATCCTCTTTGAAGAGGTGGCAGAGTGGAGGGGCTGAGAGCACAGACTTGTGTGCGAATCCTGACCTGGCCACTTACTGATTTTGTGATGTGCGGCACATTGCTTAACCCGTCTTGGGCCTCACTGTCCTCACCTGCTAGTGGGGGTTATAATAGTGTCCACTTGATAGGGGTGCTGTGAGGAGTGAATGCTGTACATGACCCAGGTGCATTGCCTGGCAAATGGAGCTTGtgaaataaaaccaataaaaaaatgtCACTGTATATGCAACAAGCTGATGTAACCTGCTGACTCCCAAGACGAGTGGGCCTTTTACCTTGCCCTTTGTTGCAGGCAGCAGACCAGCATTGTCCTTGGACTCTCAAGCCCCACAGGACTGTAGGGAAAGAATTCCTTTCTTACCAACTCTGCTCCCTTGGTGCCAGGCGCAGGTGCCTTGGACTTGGCAGGCCGGGGCGCCCTTGCTGGGCATCCCCTTAGGGGACTTGGCCTGCAGCCCTGACTCATTGGTAACCAGCCAGCAGaatccctccctctctgccctccagggTGGCTGTTTCCTAGTCAGTCCCTGCAGACACAGCCTTCAGCTAAACTCATGTGTTTACTTATTCTGTTGCCAGTTCGTTTGCCTTTCTGAATGCTGTTTGAATgctaaaaacaattattaaaagtttaaacTTCATTCTGAGTCAGAAAACTTAAGTGACTGCTGGTGGGAATCAGGTATACCTTCCATTCTGCTTAATTTTTAATACCAgcttggcatttaaaaaaattttttagattaaaaaattaattgaagtatagttgatttacaacgttgtgttagtttcaggtgtatagcaaagtgatttggctatgcatatatatatacacatatatgttttcattctttttttctgattcttttccattatagtttattacaagctattgaatatagttccctgtgctgtcttcagagaaggcagaaagaaaactCAGTTGGAAGCCTGTGAGTTTGTGAATGCAGCTCCTAGACCTGACTTGCCCCCCTGCCATGTGCCTTCCCTGCctcctggggcagggtggggcagatgttggggttttttttttttttaaggcgtGCTGAGCAGCATGcgggaacttccctgaccagggatcaaacccgtgccccctgcactgtgAGTgcgtagtcctaaccactggaccgccagggaagtcccacatgttGTGGGCTTCATACACACTTGGTTCTTGGACAAATGAGTAGAAGATAACCCTCTTTTCCTGAGCACTTTCTAAAGGCCAGATGTGGCACTGGCTCATACAAATGCCATGTAAGTTATGTCACTGTCACGAGCAGACACGTTCTTGGGAGGAGATGCCTAGTTCACCTACAGTAATATTGATGGTGGCAAGGATAGGCCCTGATCTTCCACAATTAATGTGCCTTGATATTTTTAGGTCTTGAGTACAGACTTGTTTGTCTAAACATAGCCTACAGCATTCATCAGGATTGTTTTAGTTGCAACTCAAACTGGCTCAAATTAAAAAGGGAATTCATTGGCTCATGTAACTAAAAACTTTGTGGAAAAGTTTCAGGCATTAAGGTGCTTTGTGGTGCTTCAAAGCTTTAGGCATTGATCCAGATGCTCAAGCAGTGTTCTCTGGAATATCTCATCTCTTGACCCtgcttttccttcatttatttttggcatttCCACATTTCAGCAGAGTGGCCAAACAGAAGGCTACTGGTTATGTCTTACTAACTTAGCCACCCAGGGAAAGagagtcccttttttttttctctttttttttttttttagcttaaaacACCATACATTTATTATTgacagttttggaggtcagaagtcacTCTCACTGAAACTATTGATAAAATCACTTGTCAGCAGGCTGCATTCATTCTGGAGCCCCAGGGGAGAATCTACTTCcacaccctttttaaaaaaaattgaagtgtaattgacctatGTTCTAACACCATGTTAGTTCCCAgtgtacaacatattgattcaatatttctatatgttacaaaatgatcaccagaaGAGTCTTTTGTTGCTTTCCACAAAATCCCTTGTTCATTGCCTCTGAGTGGCCCATCTTGAGCTATGTGCTGTTCTCTGGACCAATCACTGTGGCTGGGAGGATGAGGTGGTGTCATTGACAAGGCCTAGGTCACATggtcttgggggtgggggtgagggtatAGAGTCCCTCTAGTAAAACCTTAGGGATTAACGGGGGCATGGCATGGCTTCCCAAAGAAAAACCCAATGCTTTACCCAAATAAAACATGATGGAGAGTTAGAGCTTATTAAACtgaaattttctctttggaatttCTACAAATGTTTCTGTTTGATTTAAGCAAAACATACAGGAGCCTGTCACTCTCCGGGTTTCCCAGACTCACTGGTGTGGCATTTGCCTCCTCTTACCTCCCAGCCCCAACTTCCTGTCATACAGAGGCCCCTATACAGAGCTGTCCTGCAGTGCTCTTTGCCATTCCTGAGCTTCTGAACATGCTTTTGCCCTTTAGGTGGAATGCCTTCCTTGTTCCTCATTAAGCCCATTCATCCCGCAAAACTCAGCTCAAAAGTCTCATCTGTGAAGCCCCTGGTTTCCTGGGGGCAGAGCCAGTGCCTAACTGTATGGGTAGCATCCCATACCAAAATCcctcacaacacacacacctAGACTTTTCTAAAaggatataatttacataccataaaagtTACCCTTTAAAAGTATACAACTGAATGAATTTCAGTATATTCACCAGGTTGCGCAAatatcaccacaatctaattccagaacatttttaagaCCCCCAAAAGAAAGCCGAGACCCataagcagtcactctccatcctCCCCTTAGCCAGTGGCAGTCACCAATCTACCTTCTGTTTCTATGGACTTACCAGTTTTGGACATTTTGTGTAGGTGGAATTACACAATACGTGGTCTTTcacgtctggcttctttcacttgcaCAATGTAATAGTGTTTCTGAAGTTTATACACGTGGTATCACCATTTTATTGATGTctgaacaatattccactgtatgagtACACCACATTGTTTTTGTCAGATGATGAACGTGGTTATTTCCACgctttggtaattatgaataatgctgctataaacattcatgtacacgtttctgtgtggacatatattttcaattctcttgggagtggaattgctgggacaTCATGGTAatactgtttttaacttttgaggaaccgccaaactattccaaagtgactgcaacattttacattctcatcactagtgtatgagggctccagtttctccacatcctccaaCACTTAATATTGtccatctttttgattatagccatcctagtggctgtgaagtggtatctcagtgtggttttgatttgcatttccctattgaGTAATGACgttgaatgtcttttcatgtacttactggtgatttgtacatcttctttggagaaatgtctattcagatcttttaaccattttaaaaatgggttatttgtgtttttattgttgagATGTAGTTTTTTAGTCTTAATACTCAATCCCTACCAGAtactt
It encodes the following:
- the MORF4L1 gene encoding mortality factor 4-like protein 1 isoform X2 is translated as MAPKQDPKPKFQEGERVLCFHGPLLYEAKCVKVAIKDKQVKYFIHYSGWNKNWDEWVPESRVLKYVDTNLQKQRELQKANQEQYAEGKMRGAAPGKKTSGLQQKNVEVKTKKNKQKTPGNGDGGSTSETPQPPRKKRARVDPTVENEETFMNRVEVKVKIPEELKPWLVDDWDLITRQKQLFYLPAKKNVDSILEDYANYKKSRGNTDNKEYAVNEVVAGIKEYFNVMLGTQLLYKFERPQYAEILADHPDAPMSQVYGAPHLLRLFVRIGAMLAYTPLDEKSLALLLNYLHDFLKYLAKNSATLFSASDYEVAPPEYHRKAV